Proteins from a single region of Desulfobacter postgatei 2ac9:
- a CDS encoding glutamate-5-semialdehyde dehydrogenase — protein sequence MSLENQIIQIAKQARAAARIMATLSAEQKNRALFAIARQLEKNKEVIQAENAKDVAAARKNGLSDAMIDRLTITDKVLDGMVEGLEYVAGLEDPVGTLSDSSIRPNGLEMARMRIPLGVIGIIYESRPNVTVDAAGLCLKAGNAVILRGGSEAIHSNQALARAIEQGISTQGLPAGAVQVIPTSDRAAVDIMLKQEEYIDLIIPRGGEGLIRHVVAASSIPVLKHYKGVCHAYVDELADLEMGVSIVLNAKAQRPGVCNALETLLVHEGVAQQFLPMVHKALTQAGVTLKGCPKTCEILPDAVPATEADWPMEYQDLILAVKVVKDMDDAMAHIAAYGSNHTEVIITTDLNRSRRFIREVDASLVIVNASTRFNDGGQLGLGAEIGISTSKLHAYGPMGIKELTTTKFVAWGNGQIRT from the coding sequence ATGTCTTTGGAAAATCAGATCATTCAAATTGCCAAACAGGCCAGGGCAGCAGCCCGCATTATGGCAACCCTGTCTGCGGAACAGAAAAACAGGGCGCTTTTTGCCATTGCCCGGCAGTTGGAAAAGAATAAAGAGGTCATCCAGGCGGAAAACGCAAAGGATGTGGCAGCGGCCCGGAAAAACGGGTTGTCCGATGCCATGATCGACCGGCTGACCATTACCGATAAGGTATTGGACGGGATGGTCGAAGGGCTGGAATATGTGGCGGGCCTGGAAGATCCCGTGGGCACCTTATCGGATTCCTCCATCCGGCCCAACGGTCTTGAAATGGCCAGAATGCGCATTCCGTTGGGGGTTATCGGTATTATCTACGAATCAAGGCCCAATGTCACCGTGGATGCCGCAGGTCTGTGCCTGAAGGCCGGTAATGCCGTGATCCTGCGGGGCGGTTCCGAAGCGATTCACTCCAACCAGGCCCTGGCCCGGGCCATTGAGCAGGGTATTTCCACTCAAGGCCTGCCGGCCGGCGCAGTTCAAGTCATCCCCACATCGGACCGGGCTGCCGTGGATATCATGCTCAAGCAGGAAGAATATATCGACCTGATCATCCCCCGGGGTGGAGAAGGTCTGATCCGCCATGTGGTGGCAGCCTCGAGCATCCCAGTTCTCAAGCATTACAAAGGGGTCTGCCACGCCTATGTGGATGAGCTGGCGGACCTGGAGATGGGCGTGAGCATCGTACTCAATGCCAAGGCCCAGCGGCCCGGGGTATGCAATGCCCTGGAAACCCTGCTGGTTCATGAAGGTGTGGCGCAACAATTTTTGCCCATGGTCCACAAGGCACTGACCCAGGCCGGTGTCACTCTTAAAGGGTGCCCGAAAACCTGCGAAATACTGCCTGATGCCGTTCCCGCCACCGAAGCGGACTGGCCCATGGAATACCAGGATCTGATTCTGGCCGTCAAGGTGGTTAAGGACATGGATGATGCCATGGCCCATATCGCGGCCTACGGCTCCAATCACACCGAAGTAATCATCACAACGGATCTGAACCGGTCCCGGCGATTTATCCGGGAAGTGGACGCATCCCTTGTCATTGTCAATGCATCCACCCGGTTCAATGACGGGGGCCAGCTGGGCCTGGGCGCTGAGATCGGCATATCCACCTCCAAGTTGCACGCCTACGGCCCCATGGGCATAAAAGAGCTGACCACCACTAAATTTGTGGCCTGGGGGAACGGGCAGATCAGGACCTGA
- the proB gene encoding glutamate 5-kinase → MNTDQQFSARITCKRIVVKVGSGVLTRKNSLNIHIINSIASQICLLHDRGIEVILVSSGAMAAGVKKIGLKKRPSETPKRQAVCAIGQADLIREWEKAMEHCGRKVAQILLTRGDLCDRVRYLNARNTLSTLLEWKVLPIINENDTVAVKSLQFGDNDNLGAMITMLLNADLMINLTDIGGLYNKDPRVHDDAQLIREVTTMGSDIEAMAGKIAGPLGTGGMGTKISAAKKLTAAGIPMIIACGLEQDILVKIADNNYTGTYFVPNGQKPSSRKNWIGLTLQAKGRITIDKGAQKAVVEQGKSLLPSGITRVEDYFEVGDPVEFITEDNVVLGMGLVNYSASDILKIMGCKTSQIKKRLGFISYDEVIHRDNLMITAYPDDARS, encoded by the coding sequence ATGAACACCGACCAGCAATTTTCAGCCCGGATCACATGCAAACGCATTGTGGTCAAAGTGGGTTCAGGGGTGCTGACCCGGAAAAACAGCCTCAATATTCATATCATCAACAGCATTGCAAGCCAGATCTGTCTACTCCATGACCGGGGCATAGAAGTGATCCTTGTCTCCTCCGGGGCCATGGCTGCGGGCGTTAAAAAAATCGGTCTGAAAAAAAGGCCGTCGGAAACCCCCAAACGCCAGGCGGTTTGCGCCATCGGCCAGGCCGATCTGATCCGTGAATGGGAAAAGGCCATGGAGCACTGCGGCCGGAAAGTGGCCCAGATTCTTCTGACCAGAGGCGATTTGTGCGACCGGGTCCGGTATCTAAATGCCAGGAACACCCTGAGTACGCTCCTGGAATGGAAGGTGCTGCCCATTATCAATGAAAATGACACCGTGGCTGTGAAATCCCTGCAATTCGGGGACAACGACAACCTGGGCGCCATGATCACCATGCTGCTTAACGCTGATCTGATGATCAATCTGACCGATATCGGCGGCCTGTACAACAAAGATCCCCGGGTCCATGACGATGCCCAGCTTATCAGAGAGGTAACCACCATGGGCAGCGATATCGAGGCCATGGCCGGAAAGATTGCAGGGCCCTTGGGTACAGGGGGCATGGGCACCAAAATAAGCGCCGCCAAAAAGCTGACTGCGGCAGGCATCCCCATGATCATTGCCTGTGGCCTGGAACAGGATATCCTGGTCAAAATTGCGGACAATAATTATACCGGCACCTATTTTGTCCCCAATGGTCAAAAGCCTTCATCCAGGAAAAACTGGATCGGCCTGACCCTGCAGGCCAAGGGCCGAATCACCATAGACAAAGGCGCCCAGAAAGCCGTGGTGGAACAGGGAAAAAGCCTTTTACCTTCAGGTATTACCCGGGTGGAAGACTATTTTGAGGTGGGTGACCCAGTGGAATTCATTACAGAGGACAACGTGGTCCTGGGCATGGGTCTGGTCAATTACAGTGCCTCGGATATATTAAAAATCATGGGCTGCAAGACCAGCCAGATTAAGAAACGGTTAGGTTTTATATCCTATGACGAGGTGATTCACAGGGATAATCTGATGATCACCGCATACCCGGATGATGCCCGCTCATAA
- a CDS encoding penicillin acylase family protein translates to MKWVRRVSVVTALLVVCCVILFFFLPQINGYQKEGRLHLAGLSRPVTVTRDDSGIAYIHAENIGDLFFAQGFVTAQDRLFQMQMTRMYYEGRICELAGAQARDLDIRMRTIGMPLMAQKQARILNPALRKQFQHYVDGINTFIQKCPDDLALEFRVAGIKPDLWQVEDCLGMLFYMGYSTAANLTTEIISQMLLNTLGYEKTAMLLPLNINVDDPDDKGFIVMPPKEDLALSLSFDPGLLAFAGDRQLRVGSNNWAMAPDKSVTGSAVLSGDPHLDARILPGVWYPAGLICPGIRAVGVQIPGIPGMGVGRTEHIALSATNNYGDMVDLYIETVDPENPDHYLEGSNSMAFGHIKECLKIRDKKAPGGFRTEDLDIRTTRRGPVVSKVLKGLDGNKVFTLRFAPMESMTPNIGLLDLLTAKNAEELSRAMQDLAVACFNWVFADASGNIGHQASGRIPLRRNGGTFPHVVKESTDNWLGWIAPDQMPGQINPGKKWVGTCNNKTVDSGFPNYYSSYFAPSFRYVRLKELMAKKTKQTLFDMWQYQRDTGNVMARRIAPVMARILLANEETKDLGRILADWNFEDDPEKSGPLIFQAVYRHFALAVFEDDLGPQKVQTLLDSWYYWQERLLQFVLAGETLFFDDIRTTGKTETMADLFVRAAHAARKELSQSLGHNPAQWRWGDLHTLELLNPLVRKGRLKTLLGTGPMPMGGSGETLYRGWYDFDAPYAVTHCASLRFVADMGDNEKLMAVLPGGATGRSFHRHQKNLVKDFMDGSVRYWWFSDAAIKAHAKKILTLAPANRD, encoded by the coding sequence ATGAAATGGGTTCGGCGTGTCAGTGTCGTCACCGCTTTGCTGGTGGTTTGTTGTGTGATTCTTTTTTTCTTTCTGCCGCAGATTAACGGTTACCAAAAAGAGGGGCGATTACACCTTGCCGGCTTAAGCCGGCCCGTGACCGTAACCCGGGACGATTCCGGCATTGCCTATATCCATGCTGAAAATATCGGGGACCTTTTTTTCGCCCAGGGGTTTGTCACGGCCCAGGACAGGCTGTTCCAGATGCAGATGACCCGGATGTATTATGAAGGACGGATCTGTGAACTGGCAGGGGCGCAGGCCAGGGATCTGGATATCCGCATGCGCACCATCGGAATGCCGCTCATGGCACAAAAACAGGCCCGGATATTGAATCCTGCCTTGCGAAAACAGTTCCAGCACTATGTGGACGGCATAAATACCTTCATACAAAAATGCCCGGATGACCTTGCTTTGGAGTTTCGTGTTGCCGGGATCAAGCCGGATTTATGGCAGGTGGAAGACTGCCTTGGTATGCTCTTTTATATGGGATATTCCACGGCAGCCAACCTGACTACGGAGATCATTTCCCAGATGCTGCTCAATACCCTGGGGTATGAAAAAACCGCCATGCTTCTGCCTTTGAATATCAATGTGGATGACCCCGATGACAAAGGCTTTATTGTCATGCCGCCCAAGGAGGACCTTGCCTTGTCCCTGTCGTTTGATCCCGGTCTTTTGGCCTTTGCCGGGGACCGGCAGCTTCGGGTGGGCAGTAATAACTGGGCCATGGCTCCGGACAAATCCGTGACCGGGTCTGCGGTGCTGTCCGGCGATCCCCATCTGGACGCAAGAATCCTTCCGGGTGTCTGGTATCCGGCAGGACTGATCTGCCCCGGCATCCGGGCCGTTGGCGTGCAGATTCCCGGCATCCCGGGTATGGGTGTGGGACGCACCGAGCACATTGCCTTATCCGCCACCAACAATTATGGCGACATGGTGGACCTTTATATTGAAACCGTGGATCCGGAAAATCCTGACCATTATCTGGAAGGGAGCAATTCCATGGCCTTTGGGCATATTAAAGAATGTTTGAAAATAAGAGATAAGAAGGCGCCCGGCGGGTTTCGAACAGAAGACCTGGATATCCGGACCACCCGCCGGGGACCGGTGGTGTCTAAAGTCCTCAAGGGGTTGGATGGTAATAAGGTGTTTACGCTCAGATTTGCGCCAATGGAGTCCATGACGCCTAATATCGGGTTGCTGGATCTGCTTACGGCAAAAAATGCCGAAGAACTTTCCCGGGCCATGCAGGACCTGGCGGTGGCCTGTTTTAACTGGGTGTTTGCGGACGCTTCCGGCAATATCGGTCACCAGGCATCCGGCCGGATTCCCTTGCGCAGAAACGGCGGCACATTTCCCCATGTGGTCAAAGAGAGCACAGACAACTGGCTGGGGTGGATTGCTCCGGATCAGATGCCCGGGCAGATCAACCCGGGAAAAAAATGGGTTGGAACCTGCAACAATAAAACTGTGGACTCCGGCTTTCCCAATTATTATTCATCCTATTTTGCACCCTCATTCCGTTATGTAAGGCTAAAGGAACTCATGGCGAAAAAAACCAAACAGACTCTTTTTGATATGTGGCAATATCAAAGGGATACGGGCAATGTAATGGCCCGTCGAATCGCCCCGGTTATGGCGCGGATTCTTTTGGCAAACGAAGAGACAAAAGACCTGGGGCGGATCCTGGCGGACTGGAATTTTGAAGATGATCCTGAAAAATCGGGGCCGCTGATTTTCCAGGCCGTATACCGGCATTTTGCCCTGGCCGTGTTTGAAGATGATCTGGGGCCACAAAAAGTTCAGACGCTGTTGGATTCCTGGTATTATTGGCAGGAGCGCCTCCTGCAGTTTGTGCTGGCCGGTGAGACTCTTTTTTTTGATGATATACGCACTACCGGTAAAACGGAAACCATGGCTGATCTTTTTGTCCGGGCCGCCCATGCCGCCCGGAAAGAGTTGTCTCAGAGCCTTGGCCATAACCCTGCCCAATGGCGCTGGGGAGATCTGCATACCCTTGAACTGCTCAACCCCCTTGTCCGCAAAGGGCGACTAAAGACCCTGCTTGGCACGGGACCTATGCCCATGGGCGGATCCGGTGAAACCCTGTATCGGGGATGGTATGACTTTGACGCACCCTATGCCGTGACCCATTGCGCGTCTCTGCGTTTTGTGGCGGATATGGGGGATAATGAAAAGCTCATGGCGGTGTTGCCGGGCGGGGCGACGGGCCGCTCCTTTCACCGCCACCAGAAAAATCTGGTTAAAGATTTTATGGACGGTTCTGTCCGGTACTGGTGGTTCTCAGATGCCGCCATCAAAGCCCATGCAAAAAAGATCCTGACCCTGGCACCGGCAAACAGAGATTGA
- the pspC gene encoding envelope stress response membrane protein PspC has translation MRYHKNRYHYAGTEKRGPGRYGRFRQRMDRLTAAEGFYRSRRGIIFGVCRGLAEHFNFSVFWTRVLVLILFLFTGFWPVGLLYLVAGLLLQPEPVIPLENKSDEEFYHSYTRSRSSAIERIKSKFDNIDRRIQRMEDTVTSKEFDFK, from the coding sequence ATGAGATATCATAAAAACCGTTATCACTATGCCGGGACCGAGAAGAGAGGACCGGGAAGATATGGCCGATTCCGTCAGAGAATGGACCGACTGACCGCAGCCGAGGGCTTCTACCGTTCCAGACGAGGCATTATCTTCGGCGTTTGCAGGGGCTTGGCAGAACATTTTAACTTTTCGGTATTCTGGACCCGGGTCCTTGTATTGATCCTGTTCTTATTCACCGGGTTCTGGCCCGTAGGTCTCCTTTATCTTGTTGCCGGACTTCTACTCCAACCTGAGCCCGTCATTCCGTTGGAAAATAAAAGTGACGAAGAATTTTATCATTCATATACCCGATCAAGATCCTCGGCCATTGAGCGGATTAAAAGCAAATTTGACAATATTGACCGCCGGATTCAGCGCATGGAAGATACGGTCACGTCAAAAGAATTTGATTTTAAATAA
- the pspA gene encoding phage shock protein PspA, with product MGIFTRFRDIVSSNINAMLDKAEDPEKMIKLMIREMEDTLIELKSSCAGTIANHKKVDRLGQEAREKEAFWNEKAELAVTKGRDDLARQALMEKRIFSQRLEVVETELVDLSAMVDQYRNDITELENKLKSAREKQRMLVQRHIRAKHKKRARQEIRRADSSEVIKKFEEMENHIERMEAEADIVDFSRRSSLETAFDDLAADEEIENELNALKSSQSAAINDIKS from the coding sequence ATGGGAATTTTTACACGCTTCAGAGACATTGTATCTTCAAACATCAACGCCATGCTGGACAAGGCCGAAGATCCTGAAAAGATGATCAAACTCATGATCCGGGAAATGGAAGACACCCTGATTGAGCTTAAATCGTCATGCGCCGGCACCATTGCCAATCATAAGAAGGTGGATCGTTTAGGGCAGGAGGCCCGGGAAAAAGAGGCGTTCTGGAACGAAAAAGCGGAACTGGCAGTCACCAAGGGACGTGATGACCTGGCCCGCCAGGCCCTGATGGAAAAACGCATATTCAGCCAGCGCCTGGAGGTGGTGGAAACGGAACTCGTTGACCTGTCAGCCATGGTGGATCAGTACAGAAACGATATCACGGAACTTGAAAACAAACTGAAATCCGCCCGGGAAAAACAGCGCATGCTGGTCCAGCGGCATATCCGGGCAAAGCATAAAAAACGGGCAAGGCAGGAAATCCGCAGGGCTGACTCTTCCGAAGTCATCAAAAAATTCGAAGAGATGGAAAATCATATTGAGCGCATGGAAGCTGAAGCTGATATAGTTGATTTTAGCAGACGATCCAGTCTTGAAACCGCCTTTGATGACCTGGCAGCAGACGAGGAGATCGAAAATGAACTCAATGCATTGAAATCCTCCCAATCCGCAGCAATTAATGATATAAAGTCCTGA
- the pspF gene encoding phage shock protein operon transcriptional activator — MRLAYTDSMDNNTAPVSMSEALGQSEAFLNFQDQISRVAPIDRPVLILGERGTGKELASARLHFLSRRWQKPFVTLNCAALTATLIESELFGYEKGAFTGAGTRRIGRFEQADGGTLFLDEIGNIPMEVQEKILRVVEYGRFERVGAVNPVHTDVRIVGAANVDLAQMVRAGLFKQDLLDRLSFEVIYVPPLRVRNGDVMLLANHFAGRIAFELGFDQVPEFGKKAAHDLEAHGWPGNVRELKNVVERAVYKTNGPVITRIDFSPFSSPFDPLPGPGTSSIEQVENRTAALSADGKSIRDTEKRLGTHEEAVLTLAELSGLPLKKAVFALERFRLSQALTAARFNQKEAAANLGISYDQLRGLKKKHGM, encoded by the coding sequence GTGAGATTGGCATATACCGATTCCATGGATAATAATACCGCTCCTGTGAGCATGTCCGAAGCCCTGGGGCAGTCCGAGGCGTTTTTAAATTTTCAGGATCAGATTTCCCGGGTCGCGCCCATTGACCGACCTGTATTGATTTTAGGAGAGCGCGGTACAGGCAAGGAACTGGCTTCCGCGCGACTGCATTTTTTGTCCCGGCGCTGGCAAAAGCCTTTTGTTACGCTGAACTGCGCCGCCTTGACCGCGACCCTGATCGAATCGGAGCTTTTCGGATATGAAAAAGGTGCGTTTACCGGGGCCGGTACCCGTCGGATCGGGCGGTTTGAACAGGCCGACGGCGGAACCCTGTTTCTGGATGAAATCGGGAATATTCCCATGGAAGTCCAGGAAAAGATTCTTCGGGTGGTGGAATACGGCCGGTTTGAACGGGTGGGGGCTGTCAATCCTGTCCATACCGATGTTCGCATCGTGGGGGCAGCCAATGTGGATTTGGCGCAAATGGTCCGCGCCGGCCTTTTTAAACAGGATCTTCTGGACCGTCTCTCCTTCGAGGTGATTTATGTACCTCCGCTGCGGGTGCGCAATGGGGATGTCATGCTGCTTGCCAATCATTTTGCCGGACGCATAGCCTTTGAGCTGGGGTTTGACCAGGTGCCGGAATTTGGGAAAAAAGCGGCCCATGACCTTGAGGCCCATGGGTGGCCAGGCAATGTCCGGGAATTGAAGAATGTCGTGGAACGTGCCGTGTATAAAACAAACGGCCCCGTTATTACCCGGATTGATTTTTCACCGTTTTCTTCACCCTTCGACCCCTTGCCCGGGCCTGGGACATCATCCATCGAACAGGTTGAAAACAGGACAGCCGCTTTATCAGCTGATGGAAAGTCAATCCGAGATACAGAGAAGAGATTGGGCACCCATGAAGAAGCTGTTCTGACACTGGCGGAACTGTCGGGTCTGCCGCTGAAAAAGGCGGTGTTTGCCCTTGAACGATTCCGCTTATCTCAGGCCCTGACGGCTGCCCGGTTTAATCAGAAAGAGGCTGCAGCAAACCTTGGAATATCCTATGACCAGTTGCGGGGCCTGAAAAAAAAGCATGGAATGTAA
- a CDS encoding lytic transglycosylase domain-containing protein, translating to MVRFRKQSVYLSIFTLIIICVYGAAAPVCRAAQPTAPPENTELFPVYDLIKPNVTFWTNVFTQYTRAQGLVHDMENLSIIYEEIKLDPAKTKEAALANKAIKKNALEKYSTILTTLSKGKVPETPMEKKVAALFPNKTKPEAFGQAAKRVRVQTGLKEHFMEGIIRSGALIDEFKMIIKSYGLPEDLAYLPCLESAYNIQTYSKCGAAGLWQFTHYTGKMFMDIDDVVDQRRDPIVSTHGAARLLKKNHDKLQNWPMAITAYNHGLSGMSRAKDKHKTYPEIYTNYRSRSFGFASRNFYPEFIAARQVAKNYVNYFGNITLDKPGQKTRYKVKGYVAAKDIVRKLPVDLETLQAMNPAFREPVFDGRKHIPPGQTLYLPKHISPDLLDKTLGPLYQTAQRPTPFHRVVRGDTASSIAKAYQVPLKDLIALNGLGKKAVVHVGRTLKIPQIK from the coding sequence ATGGTCCGTTTCCGAAAACAATCGGTCTATTTATCTATCTTCACCCTCATTATAATCTGTGTTTACGGGGCTGCCGCTCCGGTCTGCCGGGCAGCACAGCCCACGGCCCCCCCAGAGAATACTGAGCTTTTTCCGGTTTATGACCTGATCAAACCCAATGTGACATTCTGGACCAATGTGTTTACCCAATACACCCGGGCCCAGGGCCTGGTCCACGATATGGAAAACCTGTCCATAATTTATGAAGAAATCAAACTCGACCCTGCCAAAACCAAGGAAGCGGCCCTGGCAAACAAGGCGATCAAAAAAAACGCCCTTGAAAAATATAGCACCATATTGACGACGCTTTCAAAGGGCAAGGTTCCGGAAACGCCCATGGAAAAAAAAGTGGCAGCCCTGTTCCCGAACAAAACAAAACCCGAGGCGTTCGGGCAGGCAGCTAAAAGAGTCCGGGTGCAAACCGGATTAAAAGAACATTTCATGGAAGGGATAATCCGCTCAGGTGCCCTGATAGATGAGTTTAAAATGATAATCAAATCCTATGGCCTGCCCGAAGACCTGGCCTACCTGCCATGCCTGGAATCGGCCTATAACATCCAGACCTACTCAAAATGCGGGGCTGCCGGTTTATGGCAGTTCACCCATTATACGGGCAAGATGTTCATGGATATCGACGATGTGGTGGATCAGCGCCGGGACCCCATTGTCTCCACCCATGGGGCAGCCCGGCTTCTGAAAAAAAATCATGACAAGCTTCAAAACTGGCCCATGGCCATTACGGCATACAACCACGGCCTTTCCGGCATGTCCCGGGCAAAGGATAAGCACAAGACCTATCCTGAAATATACACAAATTACCGCAGCCGATCCTTTGGATTTGCCTCACGCAATTTTTATCCGGAATTTATCGCCGCCCGCCAGGTAGCGAAAAATTATGTTAACTATTTCGGCAATATTACCCTGGATAAACCCGGACAAAAGACCCGGTACAAGGTTAAAGGATATGTGGCGGCAAAGGATATTGTCCGCAAACTGCCCGTGGATCTGGAAACGTTGCAAGCGATGAACCCTGCGTTCAGGGAACCGGTTTTTGACGGCAGAAAACACATCCCGCCGGGGCAAACCCTGTATCTGCCCAAGCATATATCTCCGGATCTGCTGGACAAAACGCTTGGACCTTTATACCAAACGGCCCAGAGACCCACCCCCTTTCACCGGGTGGTCAGGGGGGATACCGCCAGCAGTATTGCCAAGGCCTACCAGGTCCCTCTTAAAGACCTGATCGCACTCAACGGTCTTGGGAAAAAAGCGGTGGTCCATGTTGGCCGGACCCTGAAAATCCCGCAAATTAAATAG
- the yedE gene encoding YedE family putative selenium transporter, whose amino-acid sequence MAKNFFSTRVGIIFVGAVIGILAAVLQKLGNPGNMGICVACFERDIAGAIGLHRAGVVQYIRPEIIGFVLGSLVAAYSFKEFKPRCGSAPMVRFVLGVFAMIGALVFLGCPWRAVLRLAGGDLNAVPGLLGLGFGVWIGVMFLKNGYNLGRSQATHTGAGWMLPLLMLGLLSLMFIYPQVPGQDKSGVLFYSLNGPGAMHAPLLISLVVGLGIGFLAQRSRFCTMGALRDLILFGQTHLLSGFLSLLIFACVANIVLGQFHPGFTGQPVAHDLHVWNFLGMALAGLAFALAGGCPGRQLFLAGEGDTDASVFVLGMIVGAAFAHNFGLASSPKGLGPHGIAAVIVGFAVCLFIGFAMKKKIAA is encoded by the coding sequence ATGGCTAAAAATTTTTTTTCCACCCGCGTCGGCATCATTTTTGTCGGCGCTGTGATCGGAATTCTTGCCGCTGTTTTACAGAAACTTGGGAATCCGGGAAATATGGGAATCTGCGTTGCCTGTTTTGAACGGGATATCGCCGGAGCCATCGGGTTGCACAGGGCCGGCGTTGTCCAGTACATCCGCCCTGAAATTATCGGATTTGTGCTGGGTTCCCTGGTTGCGGCCTACAGCTTTAAGGAGTTTAAACCACGGTGCGGATCAGCGCCCATGGTTCGTTTTGTCCTGGGTGTTTTTGCCATGATCGGTGCCCTTGTTTTTCTGGGGTGTCCCTGGCGGGCCGTGCTTCGCCTGGCCGGCGGCGACCTGAATGCCGTTCCGGGACTTCTGGGCTTGGGCTTCGGGGTCTGGATCGGGGTCATGTTCCTGAAAAACGGGTATAACCTGGGACGCTCCCAGGCCACCCATACAGGTGCCGGATGGATGCTGCCCCTGCTGATGCTCGGTCTTTTGAGTCTCATGTTTATCTATCCCCAGGTGCCGGGGCAAGATAAAAGCGGCGTGCTGTTTTACAGCCTTAACGGTCCGGGGGCCATGCACGCCCCTTTGCTCATTTCCCTTGTGGTGGGCCTGGGCATTGGCTTTTTAGCCCAGCGCAGCCGCTTCTGCACCATGGGTGCCCTTCGGGACCTGATTTTGTTCGGCCAGACCCATCTGCTTTCAGGCTTTTTATCCCTTTTGATTTTCGCCTGCGTTGCCAATATCGTTCTTGGCCAGTTTCATCCAGGATTTACAGGCCAGCCTGTGGCCCACGACCTTCATGTCTGGAATTTTCTGGGTATGGCTCTGGCCGGATTGGCCTTTGCCCTGGCAGGCGGCTGCCCGGGTCGTCAGCTTTTCCTGGCCGGTGAAGGGGATACCGATGCGTCCGTCTTTGTGCTGGGAATGATTGTCGGTGCGGCCTTTGCCCATAATTTCGGACTGGCAAGCTCTCCCAAGGGGCTTGGACCCCACGGTATCGCCGCGGTTATCGTTGGTTTTGCCGTTTGCCTGTTCATCGGATTTGCCATGAAAAAGAAAATTGCCGCTTAA
- a CDS encoding sulfurtransferase TusA family protein codes for MSKIVDARGLSCPQPVLMTLDAIKSGSDGELEVIVDNMASRENVVRAAESKGWSVFEIKDNDDKTQIFIRKG; via the coding sequence ATGAGCAAAATAGTCGATGCAAGGGGACTTTCCTGCCCCCAGCCGGTACTGATGACCCTGGATGCCATAAAATCCGGCAGCGATGGTGAACTAGAAGTTATCGTGGACAACATGGCCTCCAGGGAGAATGTGGTCCGGGCCGCAGAGAGTAAAGGCTGGAGCGTTTTTGAGATCAAGGACAATGACGATAAGACGCAGATTTTTATCCGGAAAGGATGA
- a CDS encoding DUF3343 domain-containing protein: MILVFKRISRLFNRTQKNEARKVKEDLGILVFENTSEVIQAENFLKSRGWEIKVMGPPPGIQSGCDLVIQFPLIERLMLTRQLEEAGLVPLAVVPVTHPLLKPVDLFHTKDFGDYLMVRAANMKLTIEKKTKIIVNISGGGCPDVPYLAREMVGRHLDEAPRPGKIGHTLCGYALELAHKEMIRQCS, translated from the coding sequence ATGATATTGGTGTTCAAACGCATATCCCGCCTGTTTAACCGGACACAGAAAAATGAGGCCCGGAAGGTAAAGGAAGATCTGGGCATTCTGGTGTTTGAGAACACATCCGAAGTAATCCAGGCGGAAAATTTTTTAAAATCCCGGGGGTGGGAGATCAAGGTAATGGGTCCTCCCCCCGGAATCCAAAGCGGGTGCGATCTGGTGATTCAGTTTCCCCTCATTGAAAGGCTGATGCTGACAAGACAGCTTGAAGAGGCGGGGCTTGTGCCCCTGGCAGTGGTGCCGGTGACCCATCCGTTGCTCAAGCCTGTGGACCTTTTTCATACCAAGGATTTTGGCGATTACCTCATGGTCCGGGCCGCCAACATGAAACTGACCATTGAAAAGAAAACAAAAATCATCGTCAATATTTCAGGCGGCGGGTGCCCGGATGTACCCTACCTTGCCCGGGAAATGGTCGGCAGACACCTGGATGAGGCCCCAAGACCCGGCAAAATCGGACATACACTTTGCGGATACGCCCTGGAACTGGCGCATAAGGAGATGATTCGCCAATGCTCCTGA